From a single Flavobacteriales bacterium genomic region:
- the rplW gene encoding 50S ribosomal protein L23: MGVLIKPLVTEKMSLQSETLNRYGFIVDGNANKLQIKAAVEKMYSVSVETVNTMNYLGKLKRRNTKSGVVVGRRNSFKKAIISLAEGDTLDIYNSI; the protein is encoded by the coding sequence ATGGGTGTTTTAATTAAACCATTAGTTACCGAAAAGATGTCGCTTCAAAGCGAGACTTTAAATAGGTATGGGTTTATCGTAGATGGTAATGCTAATAAATTGCAAATAAAGGCTGCAGTTGAGAAAATGTATAGCGTATCAGTTGAAACGGTAAATACAATGAATTACTTAGGTAAACTAAAGAGAAGAAATACAAAATCGGGTGTGGTTGTAGGTAGAAGAAATTCCTTTAAGAAGGCAATTATTTCTTTAGCTGAAGGTGATACACTAGATATCTACAATAGTATATAA